ACCGGCACCGGCGCCATCAACGCGGGGTTGAAGCGGAAGCCCGCGCCGGCCATCTGCGCGCCCTTGTCGTCCTTCTCCTTGCTGCCCCCGCCGCCCGCGCCCTTGCCACCGCCGGCGTTGACGTCGATCTTCAGCTCGCCCTTCTCCTGGCTCAGCCGGCTGGCCTGACCCTCGGCCTTGTTCATGTCGCCTTCGCGCACGTCCGTGGAGCGCTTCTCCTCCACGACCTCCGTCTTGCGGGACTCGCCCCCCCGGGACAGCTGCTGCGACTCGCTGTTGCGCTGGGACTGCTGGGCGCCCTGGGTGGACTCCCCGGGTTTGGCGAAGGCGGTCTCCTTCTGGGCCAGCTTCTCGTCGAAGGTCTTGCCCTGCCCCTGCGCGAGGCGCGCCAGCACCTGCTTGCCCAGGGGCTGCTTCAGCTCCTGCGCCTGCTTCGGCTGGGCCTGTTCGGCCTGGCCCTGCTGGACCAGCTTGGAGAAGACGGACTCGCCCTGCAGACGCTTCTGGGTCTTCGCCTCCGCGAGCTTACGCTCCTGGATCATCCGCTCCGCCAAGCGCGCGGCATCACGATCGTCATCAACTCGGCTCATGGCGTTTCTCCAGATACGGCGGAAGGCGGCGCGAGGTTACTTGCGCTGGCGGGCCAGGAACAAGGCGCTGCCGATCTCCTCCTGCTGGAGCTCCTCCCGGTCCTGGCGCTCCTTCTTCACCTGCTTGACGAACTTCTCCTTGTTCTTCTCGATGGCCTTGAGCTCCTTGGCGGCCTCGGCCATCAGCATGCGGCGCTGCTCCACCAGGCGGCCCGCCGTCCGGACGACCTCCTTCTGGTGTTCAATCTGGAGGGCGACCTGGGCTTCGTCGTCCTTCAGACGCTCCTCGAAGCGGCCCATCATGTTCATGCCGTTGATGCCGGCGCCCTTGGCCATGATCTGCTGGAAGTACTCCTGGACCTTGGCCTTGCGCTCCTTCTTGCGGCGCTCCAGCTCCGCCTCCAGGCGCGCCTGCTCCTGCTCTTCCTTCGCCAGCGCCTTGACGGCGTCGGAGAAGGCCTGCTCGGCCTCCTCCTTCGCCTTCTCACGCATGTCCAGCAGTGACTGCAACCGGTACGGGGGCATGGTGGGGGCATCCTACCCAAAAACCGGCCCGTCCAGGCGCATGGGGGTGGAAGGCGGCCCGCGTCAGTCCGCGAACAGGTTGATGAGCTGCTCCACGGTCTCCTCGTACGGAGAGTTGGAGTGGGTGTCCTGCTTGAGGAAGTCGATGATGGCGTCGTACTTCTCGATGGCGTAGTCCGTGCGGGGGTCCGCGCCGGCCTGGTAGGCGCCCAGCAGGATGAGGTCGCGCTGCTTCTCGTAGGTGGCGAGCGTCTCGCGCAGCTTGCCCGCGGCCTTCTTGTGCTCCTTGCTGACGATGCCGCTCATCACACGGCTGAGGCTCTGGAGCACGTCCATGGCGGGCCACTGGTTTCGCGCGCCCAATTCACGGTTGAGGATGAAGTGGCCGTCCAAGATACCTCGGACCTCGTCGGCGATGGGGTCCTCCATGTCACCGCCGGCCACGAGGCAGGTGTAGATGGCGGTGCACTTGCCCTTCGCCGAGTTGCCCGTGCGCTCGAGGATGCGCGGCAGCATGGAGAAGACGCTGGGCGGGTAGCCCTGGCGCGCCGGAGGCTCACCGATGGCGAGGCCGATGTCGCGCTGGGAGCGCGCCAGACGCGTCACCGTGTCGAGCATGAACAGCACGTTGCCGCCGCGCTCACGGAAGTACTCCGCGATGGCCGTGGCGACGTAGGCGGCGCGCAGACGCACGAGGGCGGGCTGGTCGGACGTGGCGCACACCAGCACGGCGCGCTTCATGCCCTCCTCGCCCATGGCGTCCTCGATGAACTCGCGGACCTCGCGACCACGCTCGCCGATGAGCGCCACGACGCTCAAGTCGGCTTGCGTGTTGCGGGCAATCTGGCCCATCAGCGTGGACTTACCGACGCCGGAGCCGGCGAAGAGACCCACGCGCTGGCCCTCGCCCACGGTGAGCAGCCCGTCGATGCAGCGCACGCCCAGGGGCAGCGGCCGCTCGATGCGCTGGCGGGTGAAGGGGTCCGGGCAGTCGCGGTCCACGGGCCAGTCGACCAGGTTCTCCCCCTCCAGGGGCAGGCCGTCCATGGGCTCGCCGATGCCGTTGAGCACGCGGCCCAGGAGCCCGTCACCGCACTTGATGGTGAGGGGACGCCCCGTGGGGATGCACTCGCTGTCCGGACCGATGCCGTACAGCTCGCCCAGGGGCATGAGCATCACCTCGTCGCCCACGAAGCCCACGACCTCCGACTTCATCAGGCCACGCTGGCGGTTCTTGATGAGCACCAGCTCGCCGATGCGCACGTTCGGCACGCTCGCCTTGATGACGAGCCCCGTCAGCTCCGTGACGCGACCGCGCACCCGAACGAGGGACGCTTCCTTGATGAGGTCGTAGTAGCGCGAGAGGTCGATGGCCATGGCGGATTCCGGGAGGGCTCGAGGGCGCGGCGTTGGCCGGGAGGCTCAGGGAGGGCCGCTCTTGCGACCGGTGTCCGGCTGCAGGAGGTTCTGGAGCATCTCCAGTTGGGTGGGCAGTTGCGCGTCCACGGTGCCGTACTCCGTCTGGACGATGCAGCCCACGGGAGCGACCTCCGGGTCCTCCTTGATGGCCAGGTCCACCGTGCGGCCGATGAGCTCCATCAACTGCGGGCGCTTGGCGCGCAGCACCGTGGCCGTCTTCGGATGCACGCGCAGGACCATGGCGCGCGCGTTGCGGAGGTTTTCAATGGCCGCGGCGCACATGTCCACCAGCAGCTCCGGCTCGCGCTCCAGGTCGCGGCCGAGGATCTTCTCCGCCATCCTCAACGACAGCGCGATGATGTCCTGCTCCTGGGAGGTGAGCATCTCCCCGGCCTGAATCTTCGCGCGCAGCAGCAGCTCCGTCGCCTGGGCGATGCCCTCCTGACGGCCCAGCTCCTTCGCCTTGGCGAAGAGCTCCTCCTTCTCGCGCTGGGCCTCGGCGAGGATGCGCTCACGCTCGCGCTGGGCCTCCTCGATGATGCCCTGCGCGCCCTGGCGTGCCTCGAAGACCTCGGCGTTCATCACGCCGCCGCGCGGCGGACGCAGCGCCGGTCGCTCGGACGTGGCGACGACCACCGACTCCGCCAACCCGTCCCCCTTGATTACCTTGCCGATCGCCATGGGCCACTCCTTGAAGACCGGATGCTAGCGCGTTCCGCCACGCGGTCCACGCCCTCCCGGGCCGCCCGCGTCATCCGGGCCCGGCCGGTCGGTGGGAGGGGGGCGCCGGCGGCCCACCTGCGTTCCCTCCGAGGACCGGGGCGGGGATGGCTGGCTGGAGAGCACGCGTGGGGGACGCTCCGGCTCGCCCCCGGGTTCGGGACGCGCCGCGGGACGGCCCCCCGTGCGCGAGCGCAGCACGCGGGCCCCCTCCGCGGCCTCCCCGGACGGATCCGGGCGCCGGGGGGCGCGCTCCTCCGCGTCGGCGGGAGGCCGCGCGGGGCGCTCGACCCGGACGGAGCGGCCTTCCGCCGCCTCCGGCTCCGGCGGGCGTGACGCACCGCGTGCCCCCAGCCGCGAGGGCGGCGGGCCAATGCGGGCGCCGTCTGGATCCGGCCGGCCGGGACGCGCGGGCCGGGATGCATCTGGATCACGGCGGCCGGGGACAGCCCCGGTGGAAGCGCGGGGCGCGGGCCCCACCGACGAGCCCCGGTCCACCGGCATGCGGCGCATCTGGGAGCCGTTCGCATCCCCTTCCGGGGCCCCCATGGAGGCGCGAGGCGAGGGTCCACGCTCGCGCTCCACCGGCATGCGGCGGATCTGAGAACCTCCCGCCTCACCTTCCGGCAGCGGCGCTCCCATGGAGGCGCGGGGCGCGGGCCCACGCTCGCGCTCCACCGGCATGCGGCGCATCTGGGAGCCGTTCGCATCCCCTTCCCGAGGGGCCATGGAGGCGCGAGGCGCGGGGCCCACCGACGAGCCCCGCTCCTCCCCTGGAGCCGGACGCGGACGTCCGGAGGGGGCCGCGCCCGGGCCCGCGTCACGGCTGGACGCCGCACCGGCGCGACGGGCCGCGCGCTCGGCCATGAAGTCGCGCTTGGCGCCCGCCTCCGCGGACTCTTCGGCGGGGGGACTTCCCCGCAGGGACTTGGGAGCCCGGAGCGCGGGCGCACGCGATGGATCCGGCGCGGTGGTGCGCAGGCCCTCGCGCGGCGCGGGTGCCGCGCCCGGACGGGCTCCCGGCGCCGCTGCGCGTGCGCCTGGGGCTTCGGGACGGGCTCCCGGCGCCGCGGGACGGGCTCCAGGCGCCGCGGGCGCGGGCTTCCGGGCCCCCGGAGGAGGAGGCAGCACGGCGGAGGGGCGCGGCGGCGGCGCGGTCAGCCGCACGGGGCGCTCGATGAGGCCGCGCACGGCCAGCCGCTCCAGGTCCATGACGATGTCGGTGCGTCCGCCATCGCCCCGGGCCGTTGGCCGCGAGCGCTCTTCGCGCACCCACTTCGCCACCAGGTGACCGAACTCACCGCGGTGCTTCTCCAGCATGCGCGCGGCGAACTCCGGGGACTGCGCCACGCACGCGCGCGCCAGCCGCTGCACGCCGGCGCTGCGAATGGCGCCCGCCAGCCGGCTGAAGCCGTCGTGCAGGTTGATCTGCGCGCGCGCATCCTCTTCGGGGAGCTTGCGCGGCGCATTGGCCGCCACGGACTTGCTCGCGAGCTGGAGCAGGTCCGGAGGCAGCGACTCCATGAGGCCGTTCAGCTCCTCCTCGGGGAGTCCCGCCAGCGCCGGCCCCAGCACGCGCGCGCCCAGCCGGTCACTCACCGTGAGCAGCTCACGCGTCTGGAGGTTGAGCACGTCCGCGAACTTGAAGCCCGCGGACTGGCCCGCGACCTCGCGCGCCAGCGCCTCCTCCAGCTTCCAGCGGATGATGTCCAGCACCTGCGGCCGCACCTCGCGGGTCAGCTTCACGCGCGAGGCAGGCAGGTGGCCGCGCACGGCGTCCGCCATGTTGCCGGGCAGCGCACGCAGGGTGACCTCCACCAGGGCGCCGCGCTCGCGCTGGAGCAGCGCCGCCAGCCGCTCCGGATCCGCGGTCCACAGCTGGCCGCGCCGGTCCTTCATCAGGCGCTTGAGCTCCTGCACCACCGCAGGCAGGCGCTTCTCGCGCGGAATCTGGAGGATCTCCTGCGCGCGGTGGCGCAAGAGCGCGCCCTCCTCGTCCGGCAGGTGCTCCAGCGCCGCCATGCTCTCCTGGCCCCCGAAGGTGACCGCGGTGAGCAACATCATGGTCTGGCGCTTGCTGAGCGAGGTGAAGAAGGAATCCAACGGTCACCTCGCGGGCCCCCAGGTGGCCCGCTGAAGATAGAAGTCGTGTCCCCGGCCTGGAGGACACGTCCCGCGGACCACCCCAGGA
The sequence above is drawn from the Corallococcus sp. NCRR genome and encodes:
- the sctN gene encoding type III secretion system ATPase SctN; its protein translation is MAIDLSRYYDLIKEASLVRVRGRVTELTGLVIKASVPNVRIGELVLIKNRQRGLMKSEVVGFVGDEVMLMPLGELYGIGPDSECIPTGRPLTIKCGDGLLGRVLNGIGEPMDGLPLEGENLVDWPVDRDCPDPFTRQRIERPLPLGVRCIDGLLTVGEGQRVGLFAGSGVGKSTLMGQIARNTQADLSVVALIGERGREVREFIEDAMGEEGMKRAVLVCATSDQPALVRLRAAYVATAIAEYFRERGGNVLFMLDTVTRLARSQRDIGLAIGEPPARQGYPPSVFSMLPRILERTGNSAKGKCTAIYTCLVAGGDMEDPIADEVRGILDGHFILNRELGARNQWPAMDVLQSLSRVMSGIVSKEHKKAAGKLRETLATYEKQRDLILLGAYQAGADPRTDYAIEKYDAIIDFLKQDTHSNSPYEETVEQLINLFAD
- a CDS encoding flagellar assembly protein FliH; the protein is MPPYRLQSLLDMREKAKEEAEQAFSDAVKALAKEEQEQARLEAELERRKKERKAKVQEYFQQIMAKGAGINGMNMMGRFEERLKDDEAQVALQIEHQKEVVRTAGRLVEQRRMLMAEAAKELKAIEKNKEKFVKQVKKERQDREELQQEEIGSALFLARQRK
- a CDS encoding FliH/SctL family protein, whose translation is MAIGKVIKGDGLAESVVVATSERPALRPPRGGVMNAEVFEARQGAQGIIEEAQRERERILAEAQREKEELFAKAKELGRQEGIAQATELLLRAKIQAGEMLTSQEQDIIALSLRMAEKILGRDLEREPELLVDMCAAAIENLRNARAMVLRVHPKTATVLRAKRPQLMELIGRTVDLAIKEDPEVAPVGCIVQTEYGTVDAQLPTQLEMLQNLLQPDTGRKSGPP
- a CDS encoding flagellar hook-length control protein FliK — its product is MSRVDDDRDAARLAERMIQERKLAEAKTQKRLQGESVFSKLVQQGQAEQAQPKQAQELKQPLGKQVLARLAQGQGKTFDEKLAQKETAFAKPGESTQGAQQSQRNSESQQLSRGGESRKTEVVEEKRSTDVREGDMNKAEGQASRLSQEKGELKIDVNAGGGKGAGGGGSKEKDDKGAQMAGAGFRFNPALMAPVPVAKPKDTAGSERLRAMANEIAQKIVERVRVGTNAAGNAEFQIDLRGDVLNGLSIKVSAKNGKISATFSGSDRDTLKMLEEQSDGLRSALGGRGLALENLRFEAKT